The following are encoded in a window of Sphingomonas panacis genomic DNA:
- a CDS encoding 3-hydroxyacyl-CoA dehydrogenase NAD-binding domain-containing protein translates to MHVDRTVQQRVAIIRFTSPPVNALSIANGLVAGLAAEIDQVNALENIDAIVLAGSAGTFSAGADIKEFDHDRSRLDVSRALFERVAASRYPVVAAIDGTCLGGGFELALACTWRVGTASARIGLPEVTLGLLPGGGGTQRLPRLIEPGAALDLMLTGTILDADKAARVGILDAIIAGDVIAGAIEWLQTSGAQPHREVSATSKIAAAVHARGDVRGVAQRAILACVEAAGTLPLAEGLAIEARLFDGLLDSPESLARRYAFAARRIAARPPLGVDGIAHPLQSVLILGAGTMGIGIATAMINAGIDTQLFDPLDGALDRGQRTIASTLEREVTKQRLSANERDVRLARLGMVTDLEAARPADLYIEAVFEDLSVKKDVFETLDRLAPEGALLASNTSTLNLDVIAGFTKRPADVVGLHFFSPANIMPLLEVVRGAKTSPATVATAMAFAKRIRKQGVVSGVCDGFIGNRMFEEYLRQSYFLLEEGALPQQIDQALERWGMAMGPCRVLDLAGQDIGWSVRKRRALEQPDRPYSRIPDMLCEMGRFGQKCGAGFYRYSNGRTAEPDPEIDALIVAHSAAIGVTRRAISEEEIVERCIYALINEGARILDEGIAYRPSDIDVVYLDGYGFPADRGGPMYEADRVGLPAVVSRMRAFAQLRQGWAWQPAPLLLELIEQRGNFSALNASA, encoded by the coding sequence TTGCACGTCGACCGGACAGTTCAACAACGGGTGGCGATCATTCGTTTCACGTCCCCCCCGGTGAACGCCCTGTCCATTGCAAATGGTCTCGTTGCCGGTCTGGCAGCGGAGATCGATCAGGTGAATGCGCTGGAAAATATCGACGCGATCGTACTCGCGGGATCCGCAGGCACCTTCAGTGCCGGTGCGGACATCAAAGAGTTCGATCATGATCGATCCCGGCTCGATGTATCGCGCGCGTTGTTCGAACGTGTTGCTGCGAGCCGCTACCCGGTCGTGGCTGCGATTGACGGCACGTGTCTCGGCGGCGGCTTTGAACTGGCGCTGGCTTGCACCTGGCGGGTCGGGACTGCCAGCGCCCGCATAGGTCTGCCCGAGGTCACGCTCGGCCTGCTGCCCGGCGGCGGTGGCACCCAGCGATTGCCGCGTCTGATCGAGCCGGGTGCCGCACTGGACCTTATGCTCACCGGCACGATTCTCGATGCGGATAAGGCGGCACGGGTCGGCATCCTTGATGCGATTATCGCCGGCGACGTCATCGCGGGCGCCATCGAATGGCTTCAGACCAGCGGCGCTCAACCTCACCGCGAGGTGTCAGCGACCAGCAAAATCGCCGCTGCCGTGCACGCGCGTGGTGATGTGCGTGGCGTTGCGCAGCGGGCGATCCTGGCCTGTGTGGAGGCAGCGGGAACGCTTCCGCTTGCCGAAGGGCTGGCGATCGAAGCCCGCTTATTCGACGGATTGCTCGACAGTCCGGAATCTCTTGCGCGTCGGTATGCCTTCGCCGCGCGGCGGATCGCCGCACGTCCTCCGCTGGGCGTGGACGGCATCGCACATCCGCTTCAATCGGTCTTGATCCTAGGTGCTGGGACGATGGGGATCGGCATTGCGACAGCGATGATCAACGCCGGCATCGACACCCAGCTTTTCGACCCCCTCGACGGGGCACTTGATCGCGGGCAGCGCACGATCGCTTCGACGCTGGAACGTGAGGTCACCAAACAGCGCCTATCTGCGAACGAGCGCGATGTGCGTCTTGCGAGGCTTGGGATGGTGACCGACCTGGAGGCGGCTCGTCCAGCAGATCTGTATATCGAGGCGGTCTTCGAAGACCTGTCCGTCAAAAAGGATGTCTTTGAAACCCTTGATCGCTTGGCGCCTGAGGGTGCGCTGCTCGCCAGTAACACGTCCACGCTGAACCTCGACGTCATCGCGGGCTTCACGAAGCGGCCGGCCGATGTTGTTGGCCTGCATTTCTTCAGCCCGGCCAACATCATGCCGCTGCTCGAAGTAGTGCGCGGGGCTAAGACATCGCCAGCCACTGTGGCGACCGCCATGGCGTTTGCGAAACGTATTCGCAAACAGGGGGTCGTCTCAGGAGTCTGCGACGGCTTCATCGGAAACCGTATGTTCGAGGAGTATTTGCGGCAGAGCTATTTCCTGCTGGAAGAGGGCGCTCTGCCGCAGCAGATCGACCAAGCCTTGGAACGGTGGGGCATGGCGATGGGGCCGTGCCGCGTCCTCGATCTCGCAGGACAGGATATCGGTTGGAGCGTTCGCAAGCGCCGCGCCTTGGAGCAGCCCGATCGGCCCTATTCCCGTATCCCAGACATGCTTTGCGAGATGGGCCGATTCGGACAGAAATGCGGTGCAGGCTTTTATCGGTATTCGAATGGTCGCACCGCCGAGCCGGATCCCGAAATCGACGCGCTGATTGTCGCCCATTCCGCCGCGATCGGCGTAACCCGTCGCGCGATCTCGGAGGAGGAGATCGTCGAGCGTTGTATTTACGCCCTCATCAACGAAGGCGCGCGCATTCTCGATGAGGGGATAGCATACCGCCCTTCAGACATCGATGTCGTCTATCTCGATGGTTATGGGTTTCCCGCCGATCGCGGCGGTCCGATGTATGAGGCGGACCGCGTCGGCCTGCCCGCGGTGGTCTCGCGAATGCGGGCATTTGCCCAACTGCGCCAAGGCTGGGCCTGGCAGCCGGCACCGCTTCTCCTTGAATTGATCGAGCAACGCGGAAATTTCAGCGCGCTCAATGCTTCGGCGTAG
- a CDS encoding acyl-CoA dehydrogenase, with translation MSDALIVRRDVSFLLFDWLDLGKHHDRATIDSVLDLSEKLAEQAFLPHYKGADVHEPQLKDGQVSIYPPIGGALREYANLGLFAAGFPEDIGGLALPSAACWASYAYFAAANIAIAGYAMLTVANARLIATFGSPNQIEQFAQPEIEGRWFGTMCLSEPQAGSSLADVRTRAEPDGSDDLGARYRLTGNKMWISGGDQDASENIVHLVLAKVPGADGSLPAGTEGLSLFIVPKTLPDGSRNDISVAGLNHKMGFRGTANCLLNFGEKDGAIGWLVGEPGRGLRQMFQMMNEARIGVGVGAAALAYRSYRLSVAYAGERLQGREIGTRTGDPIAIIRHPDVKRMLLSQKVYAEGALALCLLCASLVDNEADAEARELLALLTPVAKTWSSEYGLAANDLAIQIHGGYGYTRDFDVEQLWRDNRLNPIHEGTTGIQAIDLLGRKVLNDDGAGLASLEARIARTVGRTVGTDREVYAQQLVRLSGQIATCIEALRQHHAPLANATTFLSAFGHVVVALLWLEQANAASALEGEDAFAAGKRRACRFFYEYEVPRVDAWLAIVRSGTDVAGNAPLETFI, from the coding sequence ATGAGTGATGCTTTGATCGTGCGGCGAGACGTCAGTTTCCTGCTCTTCGACTGGCTCGACTTGGGGAAACACCATGATCGCGCAACGATCGACAGTGTGCTCGACCTTTCCGAGAAGCTTGCCGAACAGGCCTTCCTTCCGCACTACAAGGGTGCGGATGTGCACGAGCCGCAGCTCAAGGATGGCCAGGTCTCGATATATCCGCCGATCGGCGGGGCGCTTCGCGAATATGCAAATCTCGGGCTCTTTGCCGCCGGCTTTCCCGAGGACATCGGTGGCCTTGCGTTACCCAGCGCCGCTTGCTGGGCGAGTTACGCGTATTTCGCGGCGGCGAACATTGCCATTGCCGGGTATGCGATGCTCACCGTCGCCAATGCGCGCCTTATCGCCACTTTCGGATCTCCCAACCAGATTGAGCAATTTGCGCAGCCCGAGATCGAGGGCAGGTGGTTCGGGACGATGTGCTTGTCCGAGCCGCAGGCCGGTTCAAGCCTTGCCGATGTGCGCACGCGGGCCGAGCCAGACGGATCGGACGATCTCGGGGCGCGATACCGGCTGACCGGTAACAAGATGTGGATTTCCGGCGGCGACCAGGATGCGAGCGAGAACATCGTACACCTCGTTCTTGCCAAGGTGCCCGGTGCCGATGGCAGCTTGCCTGCCGGCACCGAGGGGCTCTCGCTCTTCATCGTTCCAAAAACGCTTCCCGACGGCTCGCGCAACGACATCAGCGTCGCCGGGCTCAACCACAAAATGGGCTTCCGCGGGACTGCGAACTGCCTGCTGAACTTTGGCGAGAAGGACGGCGCAATCGGTTGGCTCGTTGGAGAGCCGGGACGCGGACTGCGACAGATGTTCCAGATGATGAACGAGGCGCGGATCGGCGTCGGCGTCGGCGCTGCAGCGCTCGCTTATCGTAGCTATCGGCTGTCCGTGGCCTATGCCGGAGAGCGTTTGCAAGGACGCGAGATCGGCACGCGGACGGGCGACCCCATCGCAATTATCCGCCACCCCGACGTGAAGCGAATGCTGCTTTCGCAGAAAGTCTATGCGGAAGGCGCGCTGGCGCTCTGCCTGCTTTGTGCATCACTGGTGGATAATGAGGCGGACGCTGAAGCGCGCGAGTTGCTCGCCTTGCTCACACCGGTCGCGAAGACTTGGTCATCAGAATACGGGTTGGCCGCGAACGATCTCGCGATTCAGATACATGGCGGATACGGCTATACAAGGGATTTCGACGTCGAGCAGCTCTGGCGCGACAATCGGCTAAACCCAATTCACGAGGGGACTACCGGCATCCAGGCAATTGATCTACTTGGCCGCAAGGTCCTTAACGACGATGGCGCAGGCTTGGCGTCACTCGAGGCGCGGATTGCGCGGACGGTCGGACGCACGGTCGGAACCGACCGTGAGGTCTATGCCCAACAGCTCGTTCGACTCTCGGGCCAGATCGCCACGTGCATCGAGGCATTGCGTCAGCATCACGCCCCGCTGGCCAACGCGACCACGTTTCTATCCGCCTTCGGTCACGTCGTCGTCGCTCTTCTCTGGCTGGAGCAGGCAAATGCGGCATCCGCCCTCGAGGGAGAAGACGCTTTCGCTGCGGGCAAGCGTCGAGCGTGCCGCTTCTTCTACGAATACGAGGTGCCGCGGGTCGATGCCTGGCTCGCCATCGTGCGATCCGGAACCGATGTCGCGGGCAACGCTCCACTGGAGACCTTTATATGA
- a CDS encoding SDR family NAD(P)-dependent oxidoreductase, translating to MSGAIDLHGRVAIVTGAGRGLGHSHARALAARGASVVVSDLDLVAAEAVCADITAGGGDAMACGANVTDVAAVEAMCAAVKSRCGRIDILVNNAGIVRDKSFAKMDLAAFSLVLDVHLRGAAICTMAVWPIMRAQKYGRVIFTTSPAGLYGNFGQANYAAAKMGLVGLMQTLSIEGLRDDIRVNCLSPVAATAMTDAVFSAEDLALLDPALVSPAVVALASQDAPTRAIVTAGAGCFGTAHVTMSPLTYLGDADDAAELVLSCVKADASAHDTTPSSAEAQWLAALPLARSSQTEQA from the coding sequence ATGAGCGGCGCAATCGATCTTCACGGACGTGTGGCAATCGTAACCGGAGCAGGCCGGGGTCTCGGACACTCCCACGCCCGCGCGCTGGCGGCTCGTGGCGCAAGCGTCGTGGTGAGCGACCTTGATCTCGTTGCAGCCGAGGCAGTCTGCGCGGACATCACTGCCGGCGGCGGGGACGCCATGGCCTGTGGTGCCAACGTCACAGACGTTGCCGCAGTCGAGGCGATGTGCGCGGCCGTCAAGTCTCGCTGCGGTCGGATCGACATTCTCGTCAACAATGCCGGCATTGTGCGCGACAAGAGCTTCGCGAAGATGGATCTGGCGGCATTCTCGTTGGTACTCGATGTCCATCTGCGCGGTGCCGCAATCTGCACGATGGCGGTCTGGCCCATCATGCGAGCCCAAAAGTATGGACGCGTGATTTTTACGACCTCTCCGGCAGGCCTCTACGGCAATTTTGGTCAGGCGAACTACGCAGCGGCCAAGATGGGTCTGGTCGGGCTCATGCAGACGCTCTCCATCGAGGGTCTTCGTGACGATATTCGCGTCAACTGTCTAAGCCCGGTTGCAGCAACAGCGATGACCGACGCGGTGTTTTCCGCTGAGGATCTGGCGTTGCTGGATCCCGCTCTGGTCTCCCCGGCGGTGGTCGCCCTTGCGAGCCAGGATGCCCCGACGCGGGCTATCGTCACGGCGGGGGCAGGCTGTTTCGGAACCGCTCACGTGACCATGTCGCCGTTGACCTATCTCGGCGATGCCGATGACGCGGCCGAGCTGGTGCTGTCGTGTGTGAAGGCGGACGCCTCGGCGCATGACACGACTCCGTCGAGCGCCGAGGCGCAATGGCTCGCTGCCCTGCCGCTCGCGCGATCTTCTCAAACCGAACAGGCCTGA